The Patescibacteria group bacterium genome contains a region encoding:
- a CDS encoding class I SAM-dependent methyltransferase, with product MDNKNKNAIDIYNLIAKDYAAKFDQIESEDDLKFDNIFLSHLKLGSNILDLGCGTGFSTDYFIQKGMKSQGIDLSTSMIDIAKKNYPKLTFLVADMRVFKPSEMMDAVWAGYSLFHFEQIYLEQTIENIKSYLRPHGILGLVIQGGSGEIESREPFLPEKTIYIHLYTKEEMIEILTIHGFEVIGSSINKAADFEFPYEG from the coding sequence ATGGATAACAAGAACAAAAACGCTATAGATATCTACAATCTTATTGCGAAAGATTATGCAGCAAAATTTGATCAGATTGAATCTGAGGATGATTTAAAATTTGATAATATTTTTTTGTCCCATCTAAAATTAGGCTCAAATATTCTTGATCTAGGCTGTGGGACTGGTTTTTCAACAGACTATTTTATCCAAAAAGGAATGAAATCCCAGGGTATAGACTTATCTACAAGCATGATTGATATCGCTAAAAAAAATTATCCAAAGCTGACGTTTTTAGTGGCGGACATGCGGGTTTTTAAGCCCAGTGAGATGATGGATGCTGTGTGGGCTGGATATTCCTTATTCCATTTTGAACAAATATATCTTGAACAAACAATTGAAAATATTAAATCATATTTGCGTCCTCATGGTATTTTGGGTCTCGTAATTCAAGGCGGCTCAGGTGAAATTGAATCGCGAGAGCCATTCTTGCCGGAAAAAACAATTTACATCCACTTGTATACCAAGGAAGAGATGATAGAAATTCTCACTATACATGGATTTGAAGTGATTGGCTCAAGTATTAATAAAGCAGCTGATTTTGAATTTCCATATGAGGGATGA